GAAGCTACAGTTTCCTGGAATCTTTCAGATAATTAAGCCTAAGCCTGGGTAAGGGGAGGGCACAGGATAAGACTGACAAGAGAAGAAGGTACTAGAGAGAGCAACAACCAAAATGATCTTGAGAAACATGCTTTTTGAGAGCACTGGAATGATTTAGGGGTGGGTACAGTGGAAGAGTGAGGTGGGAGAAGAAGAGTGTCTGGTAGATGTGCTCACTGTCTTCTTGACTGAGAATATTTAATAGGAAGAGTGGGAGCTCAGAGCTCCTACAAAGGCAGAACAAAGCTTCTTAGCTGACATTGTTTGAGAAATTGCTGGCAGGCTCTGGAATGCTTGTTTGGCTTTCTGTGGTGCTTTTGGTGTCCTAGGGTGCAAATAAAGGGGAGAGGCTagtgttaaaaacatttttaacatttctttctttttattttttattttgggacggagtcttgctctatcgcccaggctggatggagtgcagtggcacgatctctgctcattgcaacctctgcctcccaggttcaagtgattctcctgcctcagcctcccgagtagctgggattacaggtgcctgccaccatggctggctaatttttgtatttttaatagagacaggaatttaccatgttggccaggctggtctggaactcctgacctcaggtgatccaccctcctcggccccccaaaatgctaggattacaggcgtgagccaccatgcctggccttaacatttaattttttttttgtgatggagtctcgctcagtcacccaggctggaatgcagtggtttgatcttggctcactgtaaccactgtctcctagattcaagcgattctcctgtctcagccttccgagtaactggaattataggcacccaccatcatgcctggctcatttttctattttagtagagacggggtttcaccatgttggccacactggtcttgaactcctgacctcaggtgatccgcccactttggcctcccaaaatattaggattacaggcgtgagccactgtgcccagccaacatctAATTTTTATGAgagttttaaagattataaaaatgaGACTCATCCagtggaaaaacatttttaaatcccCACCCTAGCCTCTACAACACATTTTCCAGGGCTAGCCACTGTTAATAGTTTGCTACATATTTTTCCATACCTTCTGGTATATAaatacaatgatttattttaaaaacaaaaatgagattataCTATACGTATTGCCTTAGTCTGACCTTTAAGaaatctggccgggcatggtggcttgcgcctgtaatcctagcacttcgggaggtcgaagtgggcagatagcttgagcccaggagttcaaaaccaggctagagtgcactggcgtgatctcagctccctgcaacctccgcctcccggattcaagcaattctcatgcttcatactcccgagcagctgggattacaggcgtgcaccactatgcccaggtaatttttatatttttagtagagacagggtttcaccatgttggccaggctggtcttgaactcctggcctcaagcaatccacctgcctcggccttccaaagtgctgggattacaggcgtgagccactgtgactggctgccaatatactttttaatatgaCACTTAAAAACTGGTAGACTAAACTGGGTATGATGGTGTGTACCTCTAACCCCagatccttgggaggctgaggtgggaggatcacttgagcccaggagtttgagaccaacctgagcaacagagcaagacccccactcaaaaaacagaacaaaacaacaaacacaaaactgCTAGACTAGGGAGGAGTCAAATTCTGTTTGATACTGACACTGGTGTAATCTTCAGAGATTAATTACCAAGTCTCCAACAGCCCCATCTACCCCCACTTTGGTAAAAGTGAGGTTTTAAAATCTAAGAATTTGGTTAAACCTTTCCAGTATCAGGAGAATTGTATCCTGCTTTTCCTGCTCTTCCTATTTCCCGACAAGTTGACATTGAGTAGAAAGGGCTGAGTTGTGTGCTTATCCTGGTCTTAATTTCAcctcttttttctgttctcaacCGTGCTTCATCCCTAGTGATTCCACGGAGTGACTGTGGTATAAGGAAAATCATCCTCTGCAAACTTACTTGTTTTCTTCACATTGCCCTTGAAATGATCACAGGGACACTGCTTCTTTGGCAGCCCAGAAACTGTCATGACTTTTCTTCTCGGGGCTCTCAGGAACCAATCTGAAACAACAGCACTGCTGCTTAGATGGGAGAGTTAATACATATGATAGGAGGGAGTAGGACGAAGCTTTAATCGCCATCTTCTGTGCCTTGAATTTCTACTGCAATGGGGTAGGAAAAGGGGTCAACACAGAACAGTGTCCATCCGGCTATTTGAATGCTTGTATTTCTGAGTTGTTTTTCCTGACCTGTTTGGGCAAGGGTTTGGTGGCAGGTTTGGAGGGTGCATCAGAATATCATTACTCCAAAGAATGAGGAGTAAGGCTTGGGTGTCTGCTTTCCAGTGGCTGCTTTCCCTTGGGGAAGCCATTTTGTCTCTCTGCTTTCAGTCTTACCTAtaagtaaaataaggctgagaatAGGATTCAGGAAGCTTTTGGAAggccaggaaaaaataaaaagccttttGGGCGGTAGCCCTGGGTTCTTTAGGAAAAGGATAAGGGGCAGGGGGCAGCCTGACATTGGCTGGCTTTCCCCCTAGACCTTGGAGAAGTCCAGTTTTTGCCTGAGAGTCAGGAAGAAAGCGGGCACGGGTGCTGCATGTGGCAGGTTGTGGAGAGGAGAATGGGTGAGGTCAGCTGAGATAACATCTGCATTGGTCTCAGAGGGGCCCAAGGGAGAGAGCTGGGGTCATGGTGATGCCATCGCTGTTGTTGATGCTGAGTTACTGACCTTTGCACTCACATTCTTGGCCGCCTTCCTGGAGCCACTTCCTAGAAGCCTGGCCTTGGTCCCTATGGCCTCTGGCGACCCCTGTCGGAAGGAAACAGGTCACATCCAGACACTGGAAAGGGAACAGAAATGATCCTCCCAGCATTGTGCTACCTAGGTCAGCACagttccatttttccatttttacttcaaGAATCTAGGTTACTTTAAGAGacgaatattttatttttatttatatttttgagatggggtcttggtacgttacctaggctggtcttgaactcttgggctccagtgatcctcctgccttggcctcccaaagtgctaggattataggcatgagctactgtgcccagctga
The sequence above is drawn from the Macaca thibetana thibetana isolate TM-01 chromosome 19, ASM2454274v1, whole genome shotgun sequence genome and encodes:
- the CXCL17 gene encoding C-X-C motif chemokine 17; this translates as MKVLISSFLLLLPLMLMSMVSSSLNPGVARGHRDQGQASRKWLQEGGQECECKDWFLRAPRRKVMTVSGLPKKQCPCDHFKGNVKKTRHQKHHRKPNKHSRACQQFLKQCQLRSFVLPL